In the Methylomonas rhizoryzae genome, one interval contains:
- a CDS encoding DUF11 domain-containing protein, protein MTKNINLACVVLIILFLKTALAQENAIIIAEENIKSSFSNFTLPMPVALKINLTNGTRSIISQSKSQDFENPTPDRSWGLVSALAVESNGNLVVASNLSNGLPESYGHISLHRIDSKTGNRKLISDFNNSDQGVLRQLSKVYDIAIDKTGNAIISTSSSENSTKNLLLSVDLSNGKREIISDGDRLSQGPGKGFRSIAITSENAIITDYIGNIYQIDKNIGARSILSDLNNVLQGPIIFGLPQTQYLGFWDIQVSLPRYPLTVDSSGNIFGVLPGVGLDNYGILVSINPATGYRKIISDFGDNSQGQIIYNPINIKATSAGQILVLDDGGNITGGALFSIDRSNGYRSLISDFSSSKQGPGKKPVALAVGNIGDTENLGYLNDIGFDFVASNSSVTIGENLSLSTSLVNNTDATLTNTKLSINLPKNLKSITVTSSQGSCKGKTKVQCKFNTISAGASVSVTIETVVNKAYKKPKTVSGKARIAFTMPKHITYGKLKAFSKTSKAEFILTPN, encoded by the coding sequence AGCTTTTCGAATTTCACTTTACCAATGCCCGTAGCATTAAAAATAAATTTGACAAATGGCACAAGAAGCATAATTAGCCAATCAAAAAGCCAAGACTTTGAAAACCCTACTCCAGATAGAAGTTGGGGGCTTGTTTCTGCACTAGCTGTCGAGTCCAATGGCAATCTAGTTGTTGCATCGAATCTCAGCAATGGATTGCCTGAGAGTTATGGACATATCTCTCTCCACAGGATCGACTCCAAAACTGGAAATAGGAAATTAATTAGTGACTTCAATAACTCAGATCAAGGTGTATTGCGGCAACTTAGCAAAGTTTATGATATTGCAATTGACAAAACAGGAAATGCTATTATTTCCACAAGTTCAAGCGAAAACTCCACTAAAAATCTGTTATTATCAGTTGACTTAAGCAATGGCAAAAGAGAAATAATAAGCGACGGAGATCGATTGTCTCAGGGCCCTGGAAAGGGATTTCGTTCCATTGCAATTACGTCAGAAAACGCAATAATCACTGATTATATTGGAAACATATATCAAATTGATAAAAACATAGGCGCCAGATCAATCTTGAGCGACTTGAACAATGTTTTACAAGGCCCTATTATTTTTGGATTACCTCAGACACAGTATCTTGGATTCTGGGATATTCAAGTATCTCTACCCAGGTATCCACTAACCGTAGACTCCAGCGGAAATATATTTGGCGTACTTCCTGGAGTAGGTCTCGACAACTATGGAATACTTGTTTCTATAAACCCCGCAACAGGTTATAGGAAAATAATTAGCGACTTTGGAGATAATTCACAAGGCCAAATAATATATAATCCAATTAATATTAAAGCAACCAGCGCTGGACAAATATTAGTCTTAGATGATGGTGGAAATATTACTGGCGGAGCCCTCTTTAGTATTGATAGGTCGAATGGCTATAGGTCGTTGATTTCAGATTTTTCAAGTTCTAAGCAAGGTCCAGGAAAAAAACCAGTAGCACTTGCAGTGGGCAATATAGGAGACACTGAAAATCTAGGTTACCTTAACGATATTGGCTTCGATTTTGTGGCATCAAATAGCTCTGTTACAATCGGAGAAAATTTATCCTTATCCACTAGTTTAGTTAACAATACCGATGCAACTCTCACCAACACAAAACTCTCGATAAATCTACCAAAAAATCTAAAATCTATAACAGTTACATCTAGCCAAGGCTCTTGTAAAGGAAAAACAAAAGTCCAATGCAAATTTAATACCATTTCTGCGGGAGCTTCTGTAAGTGTGACAATTGAGACTGTTGTGAATAAAGCTTACAAAAAACCAAAAACAGTATCAGGTAAAGCAAGAATTGCTTTTACTATGCCAAAACATATAACTTACGGGAAACTAAAGGCATTCTCTAAAACTTCGAAAGCCGAATTTATACTTACGCCTAATTAA
- a CDS encoding REP-associated tyrosine transposase produces the protein MPNYRRVFVAGGCYFFTVNLLERRLTLLTDHIDLLRDSVRRVKRLYPFYIDAWVVLPDHMHMVLTLPADTADFSVRLRLMKLLFAKGLPRSERLSATRRNRNERGIWQRRFWEHAIRDDRDYSRHIDYCHWNPVKHGYVNQLSEWPYSTVHRDVRNALLASDWVGFTESSDAEFGEVNR, from the coding sequence CTGCCGAATTATCGACGGGTTTTTGTGGCGGGCGGGTGTTATTTTTTCACGGTGAATCTGCTGGAACGCCGTTTGACGCTACTCACTGATCACATCGACCTGCTGCGCGATTCGGTGCGCCGCGTGAAGCGACTGTATCCGTTTTATATCGACGCCTGGGTGGTACTACCGGATCACATGCACATGGTATTGACCCTGCCAGCGGATACCGCTGATTTCTCAGTTCGTCTGCGGCTGATGAAACTGTTGTTCGCCAAAGGGTTACCGCGCAGCGAACGCCTATCGGCGACCCGTCGCAATCGCAACGAACGCGGCATATGGCAGCGGAGGTTCTGGGAGCATGCAATACGCGACGATCGGGATTATTCCAGGCATATCGACTATTGCCATTGGAATCCCGTGAAACATGGCTACGTAAATCAATTAAGCGAGTGGCCTTATTCGACCGTTCATCGCGATGTGCGCAACGCGCTTTTAGCGTCCGACTGGGTCGGTTTCACAGAATCTTCGGATGCTGAATTTGGCGAAGTTAATCGTT